The Pseudomonas berkeleyensis genome includes a region encoding these proteins:
- a CDS encoding MFS transporter, whose protein sequence is MTTVWRSTTWLLLGASLILALSLGTRHGFGLFLPPMSAEFGWGREVFAFAIALQNLIWGIAQPITGALADRFGARKAIVTGGVLYMLGLVLMGMADSPLSLSLSAGLLIGIGLSGTSFSVILGVVGRAVPPEKRSMAMGIAAAAGSFGQFAMLPGTLGLIGWLGWSAALLALGLLVALMIPLAAMIKETPPPTSNVPQQTLGEALREATSHSGFWLLALGFFVCGFQVVFVAVHLPAYLVDHHLPALTGTTVLALVGLFNIFGTYIAGWLGGRMSKPRLLSALYLARGVVITLFLVAPLTQWSAYVFGIAMGLLWLSTVPLTNGTVATMFGVRNLSMLAGIVFLFHQLGSFLGGWMGGYLYDTTGSYDLVWQISIGLSVMAAALNWPVREVPVARLQGAPA, encoded by the coding sequence ATGACAACTGTATGGCGTTCAACCACCTGGCTGCTGCTTGGCGCGTCGCTGATCCTGGCGCTTTCGCTCGGCACACGCCACGGTTTTGGCCTGTTCCTGCCGCCGATGAGTGCCGAGTTTGGCTGGGGGCGTGAGGTCTTCGCTTTCGCCATTGCCCTGCAGAACCTGATCTGGGGCATCGCCCAGCCAATCACTGGTGCGCTGGCCGACCGCTTCGGTGCGCGCAAGGCCATCGTTACCGGCGGGGTGCTGTACATGCTCGGCCTGGTGCTGATGGGCATGGCCGATTCGCCGCTGTCGCTGTCGTTGAGCGCCGGTCTGCTGATCGGTATCGGCCTGTCCGGCACCTCGTTCTCGGTCATTCTGGGTGTGGTCGGGCGCGCCGTGCCGCCGGAGAAACGCAGCATGGCCATGGGCATCGCCGCGGCGGCAGGCTCGTTCGGCCAGTTCGCCATGCTGCCGGGTACGCTCGGGCTGATCGGCTGGCTCGGCTGGTCGGCTGCGCTACTGGCCTTGGGGCTGCTGGTGGCGTTGATGATCCCGCTCGCGGCGATGATCAAGGAAACACCTCCACCCACTAGCAATGTCCCGCAGCAGACGCTGGGCGAAGCACTGCGCGAGGCTACCAGTCACTCGGGTTTCTGGCTGCTGGCGTTGGGTTTCTTCGTTTGCGGCTTCCAGGTGGTGTTCGTTGCCGTGCACCTGCCAGCCTACCTGGTCGATCATCACTTGCCAGCCTTGACTGGCACCACGGTGCTGGCGCTGGTAGGGCTGTTCAACATCTTCGGCACCTACATCGCTGGCTGGCTCGGTGGGCGCATGTCCAAACCTCGCCTGCTCAGCGCCCTGTACCTGGCACGTGGTGTGGTGATCACCCTGTTCCTGGTGGCGCCCCTGACGCAGTGGAGCGCCTACGTGTTCGGCATCGCCATGGGCCTGTTGTGGCTGTCGACGGTGCCGCTGACCAATGGCACGGTGGCGACGATGTTCGGGGTGCGTAACCTGTCCATGCTGGCCGGCATCGTCTTCCTGTTCCATCAACTCGGCTCGTTTCTCGGTGGCTGGATGGGCGGTTATCTCTACGACACCACCGGCAGCTACGACCTGGTCTGGCAGATCTCCATCGGTCTGAGTGTGATGGCAGCAGCCCTGAACTGGCCGGTGCGTGAGGTACCGGTCGCACGTCTGCAAGGTGCACCGGCGTGA
- a CDS encoding glutathione peroxidase: MSLHRFACCLLLSSLALPVLAAECPAMLQGELPKLRSKDSSVDLCQYAGKPLVVVNTASFCGFTPQFKGLEALYQRYKDQGLEVLGVPSDDFRQESADSKETATVCYVNYGVTFTMTEPQPVSGANAIPLFKGLAEQSRQPRWNFFKYVVDRQGKVVASFSSLTKPDDPELIAAVEKAIASQP; encoded by the coding sequence ATGTCACTGCATCGTTTTGCCTGCTGTTTGTTGCTCTCCAGTCTGGCGTTGCCGGTGCTGGCCGCTGAATGCCCGGCCATGCTCCAGGGCGAGCTGCCCAAGCTGCGTAGCAAGGACAGCAGCGTCGATCTCTGTCAGTACGCCGGCAAGCCGTTGGTAGTGGTCAACACGGCCAGCTTCTGCGGCTTCACCCCGCAATTCAAAGGGCTCGAAGCGCTCTATCAGCGCTACAAGGATCAGGGCCTGGAAGTGCTGGGCGTGCCGTCCGACGATTTCCGCCAGGAATCCGCCGACAGCAAGGAGACGGCTACCGTCTGCTACGTCAATTACGGCGTGACCTTCACCATGACCGAACCGCAGCCGGTCTCGGGTGCCAACGCCATTCCGTTGTTCAAGGGACTGGCCGAGCAGAGCCGGCAACCGCGCTGGAATTTCTTCAAATACGTGGTCGACCGCCAGGGCAAGGTGGTGGCCAGTTTCTCCAGCCTGACCAAACCGGACGATCCTGAGCTGATCGCCGCGGTTGAGAAGGCGATCGCTTCGCAACCCTGA